In one window of Hymenobacter nivis DNA:
- a CDS encoding molybdenum cofactor biosynthesis protein MoaE produces the protein MTPHLSITDQPIDVAAALAAVQTDAAGAVNSFIGTVRNQSGGRRVRRLHYESYDSMALTQLGHVVAQACERWPMLQEVAVVHRKGTLSLGDVAVVVAVATPHRAESFAACQFIIDTLKQVVTIWKREEYEDGTEWVAAHP, from the coding sequence ATGACGCCCCACCTCTCCATTACCGACCAACCCATTGACGTGGCCGCGGCCCTGGCCGCCGTGCAGACCGACGCCGCGGGGGCCGTCAATTCCTTCATCGGCACGGTGCGCAACCAGAGCGGAGGCCGCCGCGTGCGCCGCCTGCACTACGAGTCGTACGACAGCATGGCCCTCACGCAGCTGGGCCACGTGGTGGCGCAGGCCTGCGAGCGGTGGCCCATGCTGCAAGAAGTAGCCGTGGTGCACCGCAAAGGCACCCTAAGCCTCGGCGACGTGGCCGTGGTGGTAGCAGTGGCCACGCCCCACCGCGCCGAGAGCTTCGCCGCCTGCCAGTTCATCATCGACACGCTCAAGCAAGTCGTAACCATCTGGAAGCGGGAGGAATACGAGGACGGCACCGAGTGGGTAGCAGCGCACCCGTAG
- a CDS encoding MDR family MFS transporter, translated as MTDTLSHRQKMLTFGGILLAMFLGALDQTIVSTALPRIVADLHGLDRFTWVATAYLVASTALVPIYGKLADMYSRRTIEVVAVSVFLLGSGLCGLAGKFGTLPLLGDGMTQLIVFRAVQGLGGAGLFAMAFIIIANLFPPAERGRYQGYTGAVFGTSSVLGPLLGGFLTDRGGGLIPGVEGWRLVFYVNLPLGLVALWFILKYMPPLRPRTAPKSFDFVSALLLVSGLGPLVAALQLNRAQYGWTAPLTLGLLGGALGALALFVGRSLRHENPILNFSLFKNKVFRTANAALFLLGGAFLGVIIFEPLFMVNVLGESATRAGVSLIPLSLGVVTGSLLAGQMVSRYGHYKRWMLAGISLLLVGLSLLATMPPTVQYYQVLIYLAVCGLGLGPTMPLYTLAVQNATAPQLMGQATSASQFSRQIGGALAASALGAVLSLTLAHALPAQAARAPRQTIAAARPVAATGAPSPAVRNAFAKAIGRVYLLNIFLVVGGLITTLFIPELPLRKSNDGPPAE; from the coding sequence TTGACCGATACCTTATCCCACCGTCAGAAGATGCTCACCTTCGGCGGCATCCTGCTAGCCATGTTCCTGGGGGCCCTCGACCAAACCATCGTGTCCACGGCGCTGCCACGCATCGTGGCCGATTTGCACGGCCTCGACCGTTTCACGTGGGTGGCCACGGCCTATCTGGTGGCCAGCACGGCGCTGGTGCCCATTTATGGCAAGCTGGCCGACATGTACTCGCGCCGCACCATTGAGGTGGTGGCGGTCAGCGTGTTTCTGCTGGGCTCGGGGCTGTGCGGGCTGGCGGGAAAGTTTGGTACGCTGCCGCTGCTGGGCGACGGCATGACGCAGCTCATCGTGTTCCGGGCCGTGCAGGGGCTGGGCGGCGCGGGGCTGTTTGCGATGGCCTTCATCATCATTGCCAACCTGTTTCCGCCCGCCGAGCGGGGGCGCTACCAGGGCTACACGGGGGCCGTATTCGGCACGTCGTCGGTGCTGGGGCCCCTGCTGGGCGGCTTCCTCACCGACCGTGGCGGGGGCCTGATTCCGGGGGTGGAGGGCTGGCGGCTAGTGTTCTACGTGAACCTGCCGCTGGGCCTGGTGGCGCTGTGGTTCATCCTCAAGTACATGCCGCCGCTGCGGCCGCGCACCGCGCCCAAGTCGTTCGATTTTGTGTCGGCCCTGCTGCTGGTGAGCGGGCTGGGGCCCCTGGTGGCGGCCTTGCAGCTCAACCGGGCGCAGTACGGCTGGACGGCCCCGCTCACGCTGGGCCTGCTGGGCGGGGCCCTGGGGGCCCTGGCGCTGTTCGTAGGGCGCAGCCTGCGCCACGAAAACCCCATTCTCAACTTCAGCTTGTTCAAAAACAAGGTGTTCCGCACGGCCAACGCCGCCTTGTTCCTGCTGGGCGGGGCGTTCCTGGGGGTCATCATCTTCGAGCCCCTGTTCATGGTGAACGTGCTGGGCGAGTCGGCCACGCGGGCCGGCGTCAGCCTCATTCCGCTCTCGCTGGGCGTGGTCACGGGCTCGCTGCTGGCGGGCCAAATGGTGTCGCGCTACGGCCACTACAAGCGCTGGATGCTGGCGGGCATCTCGCTGCTGCTGGTAGGCCTGTCGCTGCTGGCCACCATGCCGCCCACTGTGCAATACTACCAAGTGCTCATCTACTTAGCGGTGTGCGGCCTGGGCCTGGGGCCCACCATGCCACTCTACACCCTGGCCGTGCAAAACGCCACCGCGCCCCAGCTCATGGGCCAGGCCACGTCGGCCAGCCAGTTCTCCCGGCAGATTGGCGGGGCCCTGGCCGCCTCGGCGCTGGGCGCGGTGCTCAGCCTCACGCTGGCCCATGCCCTGCCCGCCCAGGCGGCCAGGGCCCCGCGCCAAACCATCGCGGCCGCAAGGCCAGTGGCTGCTACCGGGGCCCCCAGCCCTGCGGTACGCAATGCCTTCGCCAAGGCCATCGGGCGGGTCTATTTATTAAATATTTTCCTGGTCGTGGGCGGGCTTATCACGACGCTTTTCATTCCGGAGCTGCCGCTGCGCAAAAGCAACGACGGGCCGCCCGCCGAATAG
- a CDS encoding DUF3037 domain-containing protein, with translation MPAKDLFEYAVLRVVPRVEREEFLNVGVIVYCRAQGFLQARFTLPEARLRAFSAALDLDELAARLHAFERICQGRATGGPIGQLAIAERFRWLTATRSTVVQTSPVHPGLCTNAAETLAQLHAQLVE, from the coding sequence ATGCCCGCCAAGGACTTATTTGAGTACGCCGTGCTGCGCGTGGTACCGCGCGTCGAGCGCGAGGAATTCCTCAACGTGGGCGTTATCGTGTACTGCCGGGCCCAGGGCTTCCTGCAAGCCCGGTTTACGCTGCCCGAAGCCCGCCTGCGCGCCTTTTCGGCCGCGCTGGACCTGGACGAGCTGGCGGCGCGCTTGCACGCCTTCGAGCGCATTTGCCAGGGCCGCGCCACCGGGGGCCCCATTGGCCAACTCGCTATTGCCGAACGGTTTCGCTGGCTCACCGCCACCCGCAGCACCGTGGTGCAAACCTCGCCCGTGCACCCCGGCCTATGCACCAACGCCGCCGAAACCTTGGCCCAGCTGCACGCGCAACTGGTGGAGTAG
- the moaA gene encoding GTP 3',8-cyclase MoaA, producing MLTSTLLPATITPAATLIDQHGRPLEYVRLAVTDRCNLRCFYCMPEQGIQYMPKNELLSYEEMLRLVGLLAGLGVRKVRLTGGEPFVRRDLVPFMERLAALPGIDDLSLTTNGVLTAPHVPALARMGVKAVNLSLDTLDRERFFQITRRDELPRVMETFHALLEAGIQVKINAVVMDGRNIEDLVPLATLSRDLPVDVRFIEEMPFNGGSHVATPASLPWHHGRIRQHLENHFGALAPVATEAGATASEYRIAGHRGTVGIIAAYSRTFCGTCNRLRLTAEGGIKTCLYDQGVLDVRALLRGGASDADVVEALANAFRYRAANGFEAESQRPLHQLNFESMATIGG from the coding sequence ATGCTGACTTCTACGCTTTTGCCGGCTACCATCACGCCGGCTGCTACTCTTATCGACCAGCACGGCCGGCCGCTGGAGTACGTGCGCCTGGCCGTGACGGACCGCTGCAACCTGCGCTGCTTCTACTGCATGCCCGAGCAAGGCATCCAGTACATGCCTAAAAACGAGCTGCTTAGCTACGAGGAAATGCTGCGCCTGGTAGGCCTGCTGGCCGGCCTGGGTGTGCGCAAGGTGCGCCTCACCGGCGGCGAGCCCTTCGTGCGACGCGACTTGGTGCCCTTCATGGAGCGCCTGGCCGCCCTGCCGGGCATCGACGACCTCAGCCTGACCACCAACGGCGTGCTCACCGCGCCCCACGTGCCGGCCCTGGCCCGCATGGGCGTCAAAGCCGTGAACCTGAGCCTGGACACACTTGACCGCGAGCGGTTCTTCCAAATCACGCGGCGCGACGAGCTGCCGCGGGTGATGGAAACCTTCCACGCGCTGCTGGAGGCCGGTATTCAGGTGAAAATCAACGCCGTGGTGATGGACGGCCGCAACATCGAGGACCTCGTGCCGCTGGCTACCCTCAGCCGCGACCTGCCCGTGGACGTGCGCTTCATCGAAGAAATGCCCTTTAATGGCGGCAGCCACGTGGCCACGCCGGCCTCGTTGCCCTGGCACCACGGCCGCATCCGCCAGCACCTGGAAAACCACTTTGGAGCCCTGGCGCCGGTGGCCACGGAGGCTGGCGCTACGGCCTCAGAGTACCGCATTGCCGGGCACCGGGGCACGGTGGGCATCATTGCGGCGTATTCGCGCACCTTCTGCGGCACCTGCAACCGCCTGCGCCTCACGGCCGAAGGCGGCATCAAAACCTGCCTTTACGACCAAGGCGTGCTTGACGTGCGGGCCCTGCTGCGCGGCGGCGCCTCGGATGCCGACGTGGTGGAGGCCCTGGCCAATGCCTTCCGCTACCGTGCCGCCAACGGCTTCGAGGCCGAAAGCCAGCGCCCGCTGCACCAGCTCAACTTCGAGAGCATGGCCACCATCGGCGGTTAG
- a CDS encoding molybdopterin molybdotransferase MoeA, whose protein sequence is MISVAEAYARVLATAPALPPETLPLPEATGRILAEDLAADRDFPPFDRVAMDGIAVAHAAWAGGQTVFPVAHAQFAGAPARPLPGPGVAVEVMTGAVLPPGADAVVRYEDITLTNQQATINIAPPAQPGTNVHTQATDRRRGDLLLPAGTRLTPAALAVAATVGAPKVRVTRLARVAVVSTGDELVDVAATPLPHQIRRSNAYAVQALLAPAGADVHLFHLPDDLPRLRQGLTNILAAGFDAVVLSGAVSKGRADHLPTLLRELGVVEIFHEVNQRPGKPMWFGARADGGPVVFGLPGNPVSTLLTAARYVRPWLLATQQPAAGAPGPTPAVLTAPVQFRPALAHLLPVAIAVDALGVRRATPIAVGGSGDLAGLLGADAFLELPAELTDFAPGTVWPAWPLS, encoded by the coding sequence ATGATTTCCGTTGCCGAAGCCTACGCCCGCGTGCTGGCCACCGCCCCCGCGCTGCCGCCCGAAACCCTGCCCCTGCCCGAAGCCACTGGCCGCATCCTGGCCGAAGACCTGGCCGCCGACCGCGACTTTCCGCCCTTCGACCGGGTGGCAATGGACGGCATTGCCGTGGCCCACGCCGCCTGGGCCGGGGGCCAAACGGTGTTTCCGGTGGCGCACGCGCAGTTTGCCGGGGCCCCCGCCCGGCCGCTACCCGGCCCGGGCGTGGCCGTGGAGGTGATGACCGGCGCCGTGCTGCCCCCCGGGGCCGACGCGGTGGTACGCTACGAGGACATCACCCTTACTAACCAGCAGGCTACCATTAACATCGCGCCGCCCGCTCAGCCCGGCACGAACGTGCACACCCAGGCCACCGACCGCCGCCGCGGCGATCTGTTGCTGCCCGCCGGCACCCGCCTCACGCCCGCCGCCCTGGCCGTAGCCGCCACCGTGGGGGCCCCCAAAGTGCGCGTGACGCGCCTCGCCCGGGTAGCGGTGGTGAGCACCGGCGACGAGCTGGTGGACGTGGCCGCTACGCCCTTGCCCCACCAGATCCGGCGCTCCAACGCCTACGCAGTGCAGGCCCTGCTGGCCCCCGCCGGGGCCGACGTGCACCTGTTTCATCTGCCCGACGACCTGCCCCGGCTGCGCCAGGGCCTGACCAATATCCTCGCCGCTGGCTTCGACGCCGTGGTGCTGAGTGGGGCCGTGAGTAAGGGCCGCGCCGACCACCTGCCCACGCTGCTGCGCGAGCTGGGCGTGGTGGAAATTTTCCACGAAGTGAACCAGCGCCCCGGCAAGCCCATGTGGTTTGGGGCCCGGGCCGATGGAGGCCCCGTGGTGTTCGGCCTGCCCGGCAACCCGGTTTCAACGCTGCTGACGGCGGCCCGCTACGTGCGGCCGTGGCTGCTGGCCACCCAGCAGCCGGCGGCCGGGGCCCCGGGGCCCACGCCGGCCGTGCTCACGGCCCCCGTGCAGTTCCGCCCCGCGCTGGCGCACCTGCTGCCGGTGGCCATTGCCGTGGATGCGCTGGGGGTGCGCCGCGCCACGCCGATAGCCGTGGGCGGCTCCGGCGATTTGGCCGGCCTGCTCGGGGCCGATGCGTTTTTGGAGCTGCCAGCCGAGCTGACGGACTTTGCCCCCGGCACCGTGTGGCCGGCGTGGCCGCTGTCGTAG
- a CDS encoding MFS transporter produces the protein MDSSVLAAGSRKKHRAAVGALFFLLGLCFATWASRIPNIQQRMGVSDGQLGLVLFAIPAGQLLSLPLAGWLVAKRGSRQVVLAGVLLYAVDLAALGWAANLYQLVPLLMIFGVGGNLTNISVNTQAINVERLYTKPIMASFHGLWSLAGFAGAAIGTVMIGARVPPGYHFLLIALLIAAGLAVSASNVVRHDSGVDPNQPAFVRPDSHLLGLGAIAFCALICEGAMFDWSGVYFKKVLQVDRNWVGAGYTVFMSTMALGRFGVDGLAARLGARRVIQGSGLLTATGLALAVAFPVLPVALLGFLLVGFGTSSVVPLVYSAAGRSTTMSAGMALAAVSTLGFVGFLLGPPVIGLIAGATSLRVSLALVAVMGLCVSAVASRVKI, from the coding sequence TTGGATTCTTCAGTTTTGGCGGCGGGCTCGCGCAAAAAGCACCGGGCGGCGGTGGGGGCCCTGTTTTTTTTGCTTGGGCTGTGCTTTGCCACGTGGGCCTCGCGCATTCCCAACATCCAGCAGCGCATGGGTGTGAGCGACGGCCAGCTAGGGCTGGTGCTGTTTGCCATTCCGGCGGGGCAGCTGCTGAGTTTACCGCTGGCGGGGTGGCTGGTGGCCAAACGCGGCAGCCGGCAGGTGGTGCTGGCAGGCGTATTGCTCTACGCCGTGGACCTGGCGGCGCTGGGCTGGGCGGCCAACCTCTACCAACTGGTGCCGCTGCTGATGATATTCGGAGTGGGCGGTAACCTGACTAACATCTCGGTTAATACCCAGGCCATCAACGTAGAGCGGCTGTACACCAAACCCATCATGGCCTCGTTCCACGGGCTCTGGAGCCTGGCGGGGTTTGCCGGCGCGGCCATCGGCACGGTGATGATTGGGGCCCGGGTGCCGCCGGGGTATCACTTCCTGCTCATCGCGCTGCTCATTGCCGCCGGCCTGGCCGTGAGCGCCAGCAATGTGGTGCGCCACGACAGCGGCGTTGACCCCAACCAACCAGCCTTCGTGCGGCCCGACAGCCACCTGCTGGGCCTGGGGGCCATTGCCTTCTGCGCCCTCATTTGCGAAGGCGCCATGTTCGACTGGAGCGGCGTATACTTCAAAAAGGTACTGCAAGTAGACCGCAATTGGGTGGGCGCGGGCTACACAGTCTTCATGAGCACCATGGCACTGGGCCGCTTCGGGGTCGACGGGCTGGCGGCCCGCCTGGGGGCCCGGCGCGTGATTCAGGGCAGCGGGCTGCTCACGGCCACGGGGCTGGCGCTGGCGGTGGCGTTCCCGGTGCTACCGGTGGCGCTGCTGGGCTTTTTGCTGGTGGGCTTCGGCACGTCGTCGGTGGTGCCGCTGGTGTACAGTGCAGCGGGGCGCTCCACCACCATGTCGGCGGGCATGGCCCTGGCGGCGGTGTCCACCCTCGGGTTCGTGGGCTTTTTGCTGGGGCCCCCGGTCATCGGCCTCATCGCCGGGGCCACCAGCCTGCGCGTATCGCTGGCCCTCGTCGCCGTGATGGGCCTGTGCGTATCGGCCGTGGCCAGCCGGGTAAAGATTTGA
- a CDS encoding tol-pal system protein YbgF has translation MDIVQFLARGRRVLLALALLLPVFSAVAQVADTARHMAGIKEVELTDVEVAPQAVDTKGWLLLDQDVQQELNGAVHNLYNFKFDRADRQFRSLRRRYPEHPMAYFLMGLSTWWKILPTNMGTTQYDRTFFAYMDTATTKAKKLYDADKHNYEACFFLSAAYAFDARLHAERHDWRKATVSSKRSLEYLDKSKEANDLSPEFLFGQGLFNYYAVWIADEYPWLRPVLFFFPKGNRDAGISQLRTVGKTGFYTAIEARFFLMRILGSEREHEETAALNVARQLVAEFPDNSYFERNYAMLCFREGDWANCEQASKSILAKLNAGLPGYEGYSGRYATYFLGFLMQYRYHKLDAARDYYQRCIVFSETLANTSGGYYQGAAFNLGKLAEADTDLRSTKRYFQMVVAGGDRTAPSYKEASVWLKGHK, from the coding sequence ATGGATATTGTCCAATTCTTAGCACGTGGCCGGCGGGTCCTGCTGGCGTTGGCGCTACTGCTACCGGTTTTTTCGGCCGTGGCCCAGGTCGCTGATACAGCGCGGCACATGGCCGGCATCAAGGAAGTTGAGCTGACCGATGTGGAAGTGGCCCCGCAAGCCGTCGATACCAAGGGCTGGCTGCTGCTCGATCAGGACGTGCAGCAGGAGCTGAACGGGGCCGTGCACAACCTCTACAACTTTAAGTTCGACCGGGCCGACCGGCAGTTTCGGTCGCTGCGCCGCCGCTACCCCGAGCACCCCATGGCCTACTTCCTGATGGGCTTGAGTACGTGGTGGAAAATATTGCCCACCAATATGGGCACCACACAGTACGACCGCACCTTTTTTGCTTACATGGACACGGCCACCACCAAAGCCAAAAAGCTGTACGACGCCGACAAGCACAACTACGAAGCCTGCTTTTTCCTCTCGGCCGCCTACGCCTTCGACGCCCGCCTGCACGCCGAGCGCCACGACTGGCGCAAGGCCACGGTGAGCAGTAAACGCTCGCTCGAATACCTCGACAAAAGCAAAGAGGCCAACGACTTGAGTCCGGAATTTCTCTTCGGCCAGGGCCTGTTCAACTACTACGCCGTGTGGATTGCCGACGAGTATCCGTGGCTGCGGCCGGTGCTGTTTTTCTTCCCGAAGGGCAACCGCGACGCCGGTATTTCCCAGCTGCGCACGGTGGGCAAAACCGGCTTTTACACGGCCATCGAGGCCCGGTTCTTCCTCATGCGCATTTTGGGCAGCGAGCGCGAGCACGAGGAAACCGCGGCCCTGAACGTGGCCCGCCAGCTGGTGGCCGAGTTTCCCGACAACAGCTACTTCGAGCGCAACTACGCCATGCTCTGCTTCCGCGAGGGCGACTGGGCGAACTGCGAGCAGGCCAGCAAATCCATCCTGGCCAAGCTCAACGCGGGCCTGCCCGGCTACGAGGGCTACTCGGGGCGCTACGCCACCTACTTCCTGGGCTTTTTGATGCAGTACCGCTACCACAAGCTCGACGCCGCCCGCGACTACTACCAGCGCTGCATCGTGTTTTCCGAAACCCTGGCCAACACCAGCGGCGGCTACTACCAGGGCGCGGCCTTCAACCTGGGCAAGCTGGCCGAGGCCGACACCGACCTGCGCAGTACCAAGCGCTACTTCCAAATGGTGGTGGCCGGCGGCGACCGCACGGCCCCATCTTATAAAGAAGCTTCCGTGTGGCTAAAAGGGCACAAGTGA
- the moaC gene encoding cyclic pyranopterin monophosphate synthase MoaC, which translates to MLSDKFTHVNAANQPTMVDVGQKVPTRRLARAHCRVVLGPELLGRVRAGELPSHKGPVIHTAILAGIMGAKKTADLIPLCHPLGLDDCQITIEPDGPDALRVVCTAVVTGRTGVEMEALTGASVAALTIYDMCKAFSHDITITGVQLVEKTGGKRDFLRPENS; encoded by the coding sequence ATGCTATCCGACAAATTCACCCACGTCAACGCCGCCAACCAGCCCACGATGGTGGATGTGGGCCAGAAAGTGCCTACCCGCCGCTTGGCCCGCGCCCACTGCCGCGTGGTGCTGGGCCCCGAGCTGCTGGGCCGCGTGCGGGCCGGCGAGCTGCCCAGCCACAAGGGGCCCGTCATTCACACGGCCATCCTGGCGGGCATCATGGGGGCTAAAAAAACCGCCGACCTCATCCCGCTCTGCCACCCGCTGGGCCTCGATGATTGCCAAATCACTATCGAGCCCGACGGCCCCGACGCCCTGCGCGTGGTGTGCACAGCCGTCGTCACGGGCCGCACCGGCGTCGAAATGGAGGCCCTGACCGGCGCCAGCGTGGCCGCCCTCACGATCTATGACATGTGCAAAGCCTTCTCGCACGATATCACCATTACGGGCGTGCAGCTGGTTGAAAAAACCGGCGGCAAGCGCGACTTTCTGCGGCCCGAAAACTCGTAA
- a CDS encoding MoaD/ThiS family protein encodes MALKIALFGITRDIVGQPTLEMPTPAPATVGALLDYLRAQYPALGQLRSCAVAVNSEYAPAEQAIGSNDEIALIPPVAGG; translated from the coding sequence ATGGCCCTGAAAATCGCTCTCTTCGGCATCACCCGCGACATTGTGGGCCAGCCCACGCTGGAGATGCCCACCCCCGCCCCCGCCACCGTGGGGGCCCTGCTCGACTACCTGCGGGCCCAGTACCCGGCCCTGGGCCAGTTGCGCAGCTGCGCCGTGGCCGTGAACAGCGAGTACGCCCCCGCCGAGCAAGCCATCGGCTCCAACGACGAAATCGCGTTGATTCCGCCCGTAGCCGGCGGGTAA
- a CDS encoding HipA family kinase has translation MPAIPLELRTVHVTRYVTPLREGGSLPALVEADDGFLYVLKFRGAGQGLKALVAELIVGELARALGLRMPELVFCQLDEAFGRTEPDEEIQDLLRASTGRNLALHFLSGASTYDPLLAPVGAPLASLVVWLDCLTLNVDRTVRNTNLLLWHKELWLIDHGAALYVHHTSPDWAERPGGQRLFPQIKTHVLLPQATALAAADAEGHARLTPDVIRAVVALVPDEWLTDDAPPEAQRAGYVRFLESRLAASPTFVQEADDARQGLI, from the coding sequence ATGCCTGCTATTCCTTTAGAACTCCGCACCGTGCACGTGACGCGCTACGTGACGCCGCTGCGCGAGGGTGGCTCGCTGCCCGCGCTGGTGGAGGCCGACGACGGGTTTTTGTACGTGCTGAAGTTCCGGGGCGCGGGGCAGGGCCTGAAGGCGCTGGTGGCCGAGTTGATTGTGGGCGAGCTGGCCCGGGCCCTGGGTCTGCGGATGCCGGAGCTGGTGTTTTGCCAGCTCGACGAAGCCTTCGGCCGCACCGAGCCCGACGAGGAAATTCAGGACCTGCTGCGGGCCAGCACCGGCCGCAACCTGGCCCTGCACTTCCTGTCCGGGGCCAGCACCTACGACCCGCTGCTGGCCCCCGTGGGGGCCCCGCTGGCTTCGCTGGTGGTCTGGCTCGATTGCCTGACGCTGAACGTGGACCGCACCGTGCGCAACACCAACTTACTACTGTGGCACAAGGAGTTATGGCTGATTGACCACGGCGCGGCCCTCTACGTGCACCACACCAGCCCCGACTGGGCCGAGCGCCCCGGCGGCCAGCGCCTGTTCCCGCAAATAAAAACCCACGTGCTGCTGCCCCAGGCCACCGCGCTGGCCGCGGCCGATGCCGAGGGCCATGCCCGCCTCACGCCCGACGTCATCCGAGCCGTGGTGGCCCTGGTGCCCGACGAGTGGCTGACGGACGACGCCCCGCCCGAAGCCCAGCGCGCCGGCTACGTGCGCTTCCTCGAAAGCCGCCTGGCGGCCTCCCCCACCTTTGTTCAGGAAGCCGACGATGCCCGCCAAGGACTTATTTGA
- a CDS encoding helix-turn-helix transcriptional regulator, giving the protein MTNNLRVERAILRLTQDELARRIGVSRQTINAMEAGKYVPSTALALKLARVFGKPVEQLFGLEDGD; this is encoded by the coding sequence ATGACGAATAACCTGCGCGTGGAGCGCGCCATACTACGCCTCACGCAAGACGAGCTGGCCCGCCGCATCGGCGTGAGCCGCCAGACCATCAACGCCATGGAAGCCGGCAAGTACGTGCCCTCCACGGCGTTGGCCCTGAAACTAGCCCGTGTGTTCGGCAAGCCCGTCGAGCAATTATTCGGGCTGGAAGACGGCGACTGA
- a CDS encoding NTP transferase domain-containing protein, producing MENQPDKVPKRAKHAALARPDLGEFGRHELAILGAPCGDIQALVARLLPHLAPALRVAYVDADHAAADAALGAPASAQLVPAVGENGLSAELIDKITYRQLNTARALDKFSQPELLAHESVVLVNGNHFRARQQVVIVDPRKPLDKKLDRLTDVRLVLLAAGQTELPPVLLAHLAGAPQPPVLPLADAAGIAAFIQKWYAAAVPVLRGLVLAGGRSERMRTDKGALRYHGAADQRQHTAALLHEFCADVRVSVRPDQANELPAGLVPLPDTFAGLGPLGGLLSAFRADPNAAWLVLACDLPLLTRTTLEFLVSHRQPGRFATALQSPWNDFPEPLITIWEPRAYGELMRFLSLGYSCPRKALINSDTAILAPPAPEELRNVNTPEERAEVETTLQGG from the coding sequence ATGGAAAACCAACCCGATAAAGTGCCGAAACGCGCCAAGCACGCCGCCCTGGCCCGGCCCGACCTGGGCGAATTTGGCCGCCACGAACTGGCCATCCTGGGGGCCCCGTGCGGCGATATTCAAGCGCTGGTGGCGCGGCTGCTGCCCCACTTGGCCCCAGCCCTGCGCGTGGCCTACGTGGATGCCGACCACGCCGCCGCCGACGCCGCCCTAGGGGCCCCGGCATCCGCCCAGCTGGTGCCGGCCGTGGGCGAAAATGGCCTCTCGGCTGAGTTGATTGATAAAATCACGTACCGCCAGCTGAACACCGCCCGGGCCCTGGATAAGTTCTCGCAGCCCGAGCTGCTGGCCCACGAGAGCGTGGTGCTGGTGAACGGCAACCACTTCCGCGCCCGCCAGCAAGTCGTCATCGTCGACCCGCGCAAGCCCTTGGACAAGAAGCTCGACCGCCTCACCGACGTGCGCCTCGTGCTGCTGGCCGCCGGCCAAACCGAGCTGCCGCCGGTGCTGCTGGCACACCTGGCGGGGGCTCCGCAGCCGCCCGTGCTGCCCCTGGCCGATGCGGCCGGCATCGCCGCGTTCATCCAAAAATGGTACGCCGCGGCCGTGCCCGTGCTGCGCGGCTTGGTGCTGGCCGGCGGCCGCAGCGAGCGGATGCGCACCGATAAAGGGGCCCTGCGCTACCACGGCGCCGCCGACCAGCGCCAGCACACCGCCGCGCTGCTCCACGAGTTTTGCGCCGATGTGCGCGTGTCCGTGCGCCCCGACCAAGCCAACGAATTACCCGCCGGCCTCGTGCCGCTGCCCGACACGTTTGCCGGCCTGGGGCCCCTGGGTGGCCTCCTAAGCGCCTTCCGGGCCGACCCCAACGCCGCGTGGCTGGTGCTGGCCTGCGACCTGCCGCTGCTCACCCGCACCACGCTGGAGTTTCTGGTGAGCCACCGCCAGCCCGGCCGCTTCGCCACCGCCCTGCAAAGCCCCTGGAACGACTTCCCCGAGCCGCTCATTACCATCTGGGAACCAAGGGCCTACGGCGAGCTGATGCGCTTCCTCAGCCTCGGCTACTCGTGCCCGCGCAAGGCCCTAATCAACTCCGACACCGCCATACTAGCCCCGCCCGCGCCCGAGGAGCTGCGTAACGTGAACACGCCCGAGGAGCGCGCTGAAGTGGAAACAACGCTGCAAGGGGGTTGA